The following are encoded together in the Thermoanaerobaculia bacterium genome:
- a CDS encoding oligosaccharide flippase family protein, with protein sequence MSQTGHALYRGAMTRSLEHGITIVSGLILLPIMVTSLGTRLYGLWVLIGTLGGYFGLLDLGLTSAVQRFVSRELGRNNRVGIDRFITTSLYLFFFYGMIVFFIAGLVILSVPFFTAGPEDIRLIRELIMITAGAMAISFPIRSLRGVLNAYLRFDLLSLIYTGTTIVRTALISFILMRGHGILALALISAGCQIFQSVPIGLAVRAVHGTIPVKPRYFHRPSMSELMSYGAFSLMAQVTDLLRFHVNPFIVATFLGIPAVTPFAIADRLRRMTGGISTLFPAMLTPVFSRKDGERDEEGIRDSYFFAYRFSCFLGAFLAGLVWMHGHEFIQLWLGPGNREIEIMLYLFMGGTLFSMIQTPTVNLLYGMSHNRYYAMINGIQAIGTVILSLILVRPYGLIGVVIANSVISIFVKTGLQAWGACRILGISLLEFHVRHTIPNLALSALFFALVVPAIFVFPATSLPGIAGSAAIMTLLYFSYIIMVGFTRQQRKIVWKSVNGPAMIRTRA encoded by the coding sequence ATGAGTCAGACAGGTCACGCACTTTACCGCGGAGCCATGACCCGATCTCTGGAACATGGAATCACCATTGTGAGCGGTCTGATTCTTTTACCCATCATGGTGACCTCCCTCGGAACCCGCCTGTATGGATTATGGGTCCTGATTGGGACACTGGGGGGGTATTTTGGACTCCTGGATCTCGGTCTGACGTCCGCCGTACAACGTTTTGTTTCCAGAGAACTCGGACGCAATAACAGAGTGGGAATCGATCGTTTTATCACCACAAGTCTATATTTGTTCTTTTTCTATGGAATGATCGTTTTTTTTATTGCCGGGTTGGTCATACTGTCTGTGCCTTTCTTTACCGCTGGCCCTGAGGATATTCGATTAATCCGCGAGTTAATCATGATCACCGCCGGCGCCATGGCGATTTCATTTCCAATACGGAGTCTTCGGGGTGTCCTCAATGCCTATCTGCGTTTCGACCTCCTCAGTTTGATTTACACTGGAACAACAATTGTCCGCACAGCTCTGATTTCTTTTATTCTTATGCGGGGACACGGCATTCTGGCATTGGCCCTGATCTCCGCTGGATGTCAAATCTTTCAAAGTGTTCCGATTGGATTGGCTGTACGCGCGGTCCATGGAACCATACCCGTAAAGCCGAGATATTTCCATCGTCCCTCCATGTCTGAACTGATGAGCTATGGTGCCTTTTCACTCATGGCACAGGTGACCGACTTGCTTCGGTTTCATGTGAACCCTTTTATTGTAGCCACTTTTCTGGGGATTCCGGCAGTGACCCCCTTTGCCATCGCCGATCGTCTGAGAAGAATGACTGGAGGCATCAGCACCCTTTTTCCCGCCATGCTGACCCCTGTCTTTAGCCGTAAGGATGGAGAACGGGACGAGGAAGGTATCCGGGATTCATACTTCTTCGCCTATCGGTTTTCCTGTTTTCTCGGAGCCTTTCTCGCCGGGCTCGTGTGGATGCACGGACATGAGTTCATTCAGCTCTGGCTCGGCCCCGGCAACAGGGAGATTGAGATTATGCTGTATCTTTTTATGGGGGGAACACTCTTTTCCATGATTCAGACACCCACGGTCAATCTCCTGTATGGAATGTCCCATAATCGCTACTACGCCATGATTAACGGGATTCAAGCCATAGGCACCGTGATTTTAAGTCTGATTCTGGTTCGTCCTTACGGGTTAATTGGCGTCGTGATCGCGAATTCTGTCATCAGTATTTTCGTGAAGACAGGGCTACAGGCGTGGGGAGCCTGTCGTATCCTGGGAATCTCCCTTTTAGAATTTCATGTGCGCCACACCATTCCAAACCTGGCGTTGTCAGCCCTGTTCTTTGCTCTGGTTGTTCCTGCCATCTTTGTCTTTCCCGCTACAAGTCTGCCCGGAATAGCAGGCAGTGCCGCGATAATGACTCTGCTTTACTTTTCTTACATTATTATGGTCGGTTTTACACGTCAACAGAGAAAAATCGTGTGGAAATCGGTGAATGGACCTGCAATGATCAGGACCAGGGCATGA
- a CDS encoding glycosyltransferase family 2 protein: MNRTLLQRKSPAGFIESAKLYPLVSIIIPALNEELWIRRSIDSVLRQTWKHLEVIVVNDGSTDNTEAICRTYRNRIRYIRQEWRGVSAARNRGIFLSSGSLIGFLDADDELFPDMVDHLVKQLLRFPQAGAASGAFVLEGDYAPIRKPGRGSIFANGESSGIIHSFFDVLDKTIVCTGSMLVRREVLDQVGHFNEALHVGEDMELWCRIGGNFPWVFSDREMMIYHKNESDSEKKRIRQGATWKWILTKREMKKKILSEHWVSYRQYLERIYIKYSKNLLVKGETARAREILGTISPQVRNISWYMLSILALLPSFLVVLIVKSVITLKKGYRLNNTKWVSEHVRKFCQLRRAHSPQMYED, encoded by the coding sequence ATGAATCGCACGCTGCTTCAGAGAAAATCCCCAGCGGGTTTCATAGAAAGCGCCAAATTGTATCCGCTTGTCAGTATCATCATCCCTGCCCTCAATGAGGAGCTGTGGATTCGCCGATCCATTGATTCTGTTCTTAGGCAGACATGGAAGCATCTCGAGGTGATCGTGGTGAATGATGGATCCACGGATAACACGGAAGCCATCTGTCGCACATATAGAAATCGTATCCGGTACATTCGCCAGGAGTGGAGGGGGGTCAGCGCCGCCAGAAATCGGGGAATTTTCTTATCCAGTGGTTCGCTCATCGGCTTCCTGGATGCCGACGATGAACTCTTTCCTGACATGGTGGATCACCTCGTGAAGCAGCTCCTGCGTTTCCCTCAGGCAGGTGCGGCATCGGGTGCTTTCGTTCTTGAAGGAGATTATGCACCCATTCGTAAGCCTGGCAGGGGATCGATATTTGCAAATGGCGAATCTTCTGGAATTATTCATTCCTTTTTTGACGTCCTTGATAAAACTATCGTTTGTACGGGATCCATGCTGGTTCGGCGTGAAGTTCTTGATCAGGTCGGTCACTTTAACGAGGCCCTGCATGTGGGTGAGGATATGGAGCTTTGGTGCAGGATAGGTGGGAATTTCCCGTGGGTTTTTTCGGATCGGGAGATGATGATCTATCACAAGAACGAGAGTGATTCCGAAAAGAAAAGAATCCGACAGGGGGCAACGTGGAAATGGATATTGACAAAGCGGGAGATGAAAAAGAAAATCCTTTCAGAACACTGGGTAAGTTATCGTCAGTACCTGGAAAGGATCTATATAAAATACTCCAAAAACCTTCTTGTCAAGGGGGAAACTGCAAGAGCCAGAGAAATTCTTGGTACAATCAGTCCGCAGGTTAGAAATATTAGCTGGTACATGCTCTCGATCCTCGCCTTGCTACCATCTTTTCTGGTCGTTCTTATTGTAAAAAGTGTAATTACCTTGAAAAAGGGGTATCGGCTCAATAATACGAAGTGGGTATCCGAGCATGTAAGAAAATTCTGTCAATTACGACGGGCGCATTCGCCTCAGATGTATGAAGATTGA
- a CDS encoding TfoX/Sxy family protein — protein MKNREFLDFVLDQLSGLGSVNARAMFGGYGLYEGSVIFGVIHRDTLYLKTDEITRMDYILAGMSPFKPNDKQTLITYYEIPTEILENSESLVEWAIAAIHCQRKRS, from the coding sequence TTGAAGAACAGAGAATTCCTTGATTTCGTTCTGGACCAGTTGTCCGGGTTAGGATCTGTCAATGCCCGTGCCATGTTTGGCGGGTATGGGCTCTATGAGGGGTCCGTAATCTTTGGCGTCATCCATCGGGATACGCTTTATCTCAAGACCGATGAAATTACCCGAATGGATTATATTCTTGCGGGAATGTCACCTTTTAAGCCAAATGATAAGCAGACACTGATAACTTATTATGAAATCCCAACCGAAATTCTGGAAAACTCTGAAAGCCTGGTGGAATGGGCCATCGCCGCTATCCACTGTCAAAGGAAAAGGAGCTGA
- a CDS encoding DUF6265 family protein: MKPIRMITLLTTILCLATFLHGGDSPPYPSLERLSWLEGHWIAQDGDMKQEEVWSSPSGDMILGFHRDTAPNKKTFFEFLRIQQGEDGIVYLAMPNGRGETGFQMTKMDDNQVIFENPNHDFPKFILYRLEPQGILFVQAKGEQQGKPVEYIWRYTANRKR; the protein is encoded by the coding sequence ATGAAACCCATAAGAATGATCACTCTACTTACCACTATTCTCTGTCTCGCAACCTTTTTACATGGAGGAGATTCCCCACCCTATCCTTCCCTCGAACGCCTCTCCTGGCTTGAAGGTCATTGGATTGCGCAGGATGGTGATATGAAGCAGGAAGAAGTATGGTCATCACCCTCGGGGGATATGATTCTGGGATTCCACCGGGATACGGCCCCCAATAAAAAAACCTTCTTTGAGTTCTTACGGATTCAGCAGGGCGAAGATGGAATCGTCTACCTGGCGATGCCCAACGGAAGAGGCGAAACCGGGTTCCAAATGACGAAAATGGACGATAACCAGGTTATTTTCGAAAATCCGAATCACGATTTCCCAAAATTCATTCTCTATCGGCTTGAGCCACAGGGAATATTATTCGTGCAGGCAAAGGGCGAGCAACAGGGGAAACCCGTCGAATACATATGGCGCTATACGGCGAACAGGAAACGATAA
- a CDS encoding DnaB-like helicase C-terminal domain-containing protein codes for MLETRALVNTLYSRLNIEETLKGLKPQKMVNYHLLHCPQCGKKNAYLYNNRVRFTCNWLDTCRFSMSLWDYIKKSRKLDDVGTLHELTRLANYPIPDLDEALATRVARLEEETDALEMALHHFKEALWSERGKRLLDVLKMRGHTEGEIILMDLGNFTTPGEVDTYLTQKGFAPSVIRELGLNGEGMGYTHKLVLPLRDAAGMLRGLIVQATEQAETIYLYTHEMDRTALFNLNEVRDMKELLVVESYLDALSMTVRGMKGVVATGGSTIHDPQVHEALRHGVRNLILVFNNTESGKQGVERSLTYLNIVGLKVFIASLVEGYGSPGEVMNGDKEKNLSPLGMQGLKELLRKPTRACEWKAERILSRYNLSNPLEWEKAKTEAYRYVETINDPIETEIFFNTMAAAMEISDDFFERGLKHYEEAQENLRIRQSLAIFLNKFATTQAAGQSLMDDGKYNDAKDYLERELRTLVLDFERVKARRAKDLSLYLRDKFNNLAERKQELLGLRLNRFKELTRMLDGIQPGLYILAAESFAGKTAFLTNLFMDILSSDHDVRGLFFSLDDDKDAIIHRLVGILTGLDINILQRWPEEPDIQKQLRSAFNELIDLAETGRLDLFDLSDTANLDSVESEIRKRAGSKLVVAIDGMFNLEERQDGSRGPGNIEISRRLKTLVDTFKIPIILTEELGNYMSGLPLDTKAAAREILDIGQYDYHAGVVWLLYPQNRSEYPHHDSAPLVLDFAKNKLSSFRGHLNLIFHKNQGKIDEVTTT; via the coding sequence ATGCTGGAGACCCGTGCACTCGTAAACACTCTGTATTCCAGGCTCAATATCGAGGAAACACTCAAGGGGTTAAAGCCTCAAAAAATGGTGAATTATCACCTTCTTCACTGTCCTCAGTGCGGGAAGAAAAATGCATACCTTTACAACAACCGGGTGAGATTCACGTGTAACTGGCTCGATACCTGCCGGTTTTCGATGAGTCTCTGGGACTACATTAAGAAGAGCCGGAAACTGGATGATGTCGGCACCCTCCATGAATTGACACGATTGGCCAACTACCCGATACCTGATCTGGATGAAGCCCTGGCCACCCGTGTTGCCAGGTTGGAAGAAGAAACCGATGCTCTTGAAATGGCCCTTCACCACTTCAAAGAGGCCCTCTGGTCCGAGAGGGGAAAGAGGCTGCTGGATGTGCTGAAGATGCGGGGACACACCGAAGGCGAGATCATCCTGATGGATCTGGGTAATTTCACAACTCCGGGAGAAGTTGACACCTATCTGACACAAAAGGGATTCGCACCCTCGGTGATCCGTGAGTTGGGTCTGAACGGGGAGGGGATGGGATACACACACAAGCTGGTCCTGCCTCTCCGGGATGCAGCCGGAATGCTTCGGGGGTTAATTGTCCAGGCGACCGAGCAGGCGGAAACCATCTACCTCTACACCCATGAAATGGATCGAACGGCACTGTTTAACCTTAACGAAGTCCGGGACATGAAGGAGCTGCTTGTTGTGGAATCCTATCTCGACGCCCTTTCCATGACGGTTCGGGGGATGAAAGGTGTCGTAGCCACGGGTGGTTCCACTATTCACGATCCCCAGGTACATGAAGCACTGCGTCATGGAGTCCGAAACCTTATTCTCGTGTTTAACAATACGGAAAGTGGTAAGCAGGGCGTCGAGCGCTCGCTTACCTATTTGAATATTGTTGGCCTAAAGGTCTTTATCGCATCCCTGGTGGAAGGGTATGGCTCTCCGGGAGAGGTGATGAATGGGGATAAGGAGAAAAACCTATCCCCGCTTGGAATGCAGGGGTTGAAGGAACTCCTCCGAAAACCGACAAGGGCGTGCGAATGGAAGGCGGAGCGGATTCTCTCCCGGTACAACCTCTCCAATCCCCTGGAATGGGAAAAGGCCAAAACCGAGGCGTACCGGTATGTCGAAACGATTAACGATCCCATTGAAACGGAGATCTTTTTCAATACCATGGCTGCAGCCATGGAAATCTCCGACGATTTCTTTGAACGGGGGTTAAAACACTATGAAGAGGCCCAGGAAAATCTCAGGATCCGCCAGAGCCTTGCCATCTTCCTGAACAAATTCGCCACCACGCAGGCTGCCGGTCAATCCCTGATGGATGACGGAAAATATAACGATGCCAAAGACTATCTGGAAAGGGAACTTCGGACGCTGGTCCTCGATTTCGAACGGGTCAAGGCCAGAAGAGCCAAAGATTTAAGCCTGTACCTCCGGGATAAATTTAATAACCTTGCAGAAAGAAAACAGGAGCTTCTCGGCCTTCGACTCAACCGTTTCAAGGAGTTGACCCGAATGTTGGATGGAATCCAGCCCGGCCTTTACATCCTGGCGGCGGAATCCTTTGCAGGGAAAACCGCCTTTCTGACCAATCTCTTTATGGATATTCTCTCCAGTGACCACGATGTAAGAGGACTCTTCTTTTCCCTGGACGACGACAAGGATGCCATTATCCATCGTCTTGTGGGAATCCTCACAGGCCTGGATATCAATATTCTTCAACGGTGGCCCGAAGAACCTGATATTCAAAAACAATTACGTTCTGCATTCAACGAGTTGATCGATCTGGCTGAGACGGGCAGGCTGGATCTTTTTGACCTTTCGGATACGGCGAACCTGGATTCCGTTGAATCGGAAATCCGAAAGCGCGCGGGCAGCAAACTGGTTGTGGCCATCGATGGGATGTTCAATCTGGAAGAGAGGCAGGATGGAAGCAGGGGACCAGGGAACATTGAGATTTCCAGGCGGCTGAAAACCCTCGTCGATACATTTAAAATCCCCATCATACTGACAGAAGAGTTGGGAAATTATATGAGCGGTCTCCCTCTCGATACGAAGGCAGCAGCACGGGAGATTCTGGATATCGGTCAATATGACTACCATGCCGGCGTCGTCTGGCTACTCTACCCGCAAAATCGGAGTGAATATCCCCACCACGACAGTGCACCACTCGTCCTGGATTTCGCCAAAAACAAGCTGTCCTCCTTTCGGGGGCATCTGAACCTTATTTTCCACAAAAACCAGGGAAAAATCGATGAAGTAACGACTACCTGA
- a CDS encoding VOC family protein has protein sequence MKRVTGIGGIFISAKDPARLCEWYKTHLGIDVHEWGGAIFRWVDDTGTPVNGTTVWSVGDGSYFAPSRASFMVNYRVADLKGLLKVLREEGCQVLDKIEESEFGIFGWVMDPEGNKVELWQPPEGQ, from the coding sequence GTGAAACGAGTGACAGGCATCGGAGGAATATTCATCAGCGCAAAAGACCCGGCCAGATTGTGTGAATGGTATAAGACCCATCTCGGAATCGATGTCCATGAGTGGGGCGGTGCGATCTTTCGCTGGGTTGACGATACTGGTACTCCTGTAAATGGCACAACCGTCTGGTCCGTTGGAGATGGCTCGTACTTTGCTCCGAGCAGGGCCTCCTTCATGGTCAACTACCGGGTGGCAGACTTAAAAGGGCTTCTGAAGGTGCTTCGGGAAGAGGGTTGTCAGGTCCTGGATAAGATTGAGGAATCAGAATTCGGGATATTTGGCTGGGTGATGGACCCCGAGGGTAATAAGGTTGAGCTGTGGCAGCCTCCTGAGGGTCAATAG
- a CDS encoding SAP domain-containing protein, whose translation MNIKQIQEKARELGITKIHKVTKANLIRSIQTQEKNFPCYGTARDGHCDRTDCIWLPDCIKESKHKH comes from the coding sequence ATGAACATAAAGCAAATTCAGGAGAAGGCCAGGGAATTAGGCATAACAAAAATTCATAAGGTCACGAAGGCGAACCTCATCCGATCGATCCAGACCCAGGAAAAGAACTTCCCCTGCTACGGCACGGCACGAGACGGACACTGTGACCGCACCGACTGTATCTGGCTGCCAGACTGCATCAAGGAATCAAAGCACAAGCACTGA
- a CDS encoding glycogen synthase, whose protein sequence is MRVYMAASECSPFAKVGGLADVVFSLSRALADQGVSTTVFLPNYGGVERDRLILESWEDGGPIPDEGGGHQWNVHLKNTKATFCLLDLPPWFSRPGIYDDPATGEGYPDNGERFLAFSHAVASIIGKAAGERDVVHLHDNHTGPVAGYLRQASCPGRIVFHIHNLGYQGNFEADLFARSGLPESWMWAEGPAEFYGKFSFMKLGISLADEVVTVSPRYAEEILSGPEFGCGMEGLLNSRGTHFRGILNGIDPVEWDPASDPLIPHPYDPGRMEGKAANKKALREAFCLPTPRTDTPMVGMITRLAEQKGIGLVIDAMKELMSLPLQLVILGEGRLSYHQALQSAAAKNRRRFGLRLGYDNSLAHLIEAGSNLFLMPSLYEPCGLNQMYSLRYGTLPIVRRVGGLFDTVRPVTEDGKDGWGFTFDEAHPDALLEAVREAIFTYRRKKIWASAVQRAMALDFTWAASARKFLELYRGMA, encoded by the coding sequence ATGCGCGTATACATGGCTGCGTCGGAATGTTCTCCCTTCGCCAAGGTGGGAGGGTTGGCCGATGTTGTCTTTTCCCTCTCCCGTGCACTTGCCGATCAAGGGGTTTCAACCACGGTTTTTCTTCCCAATTATGGGGGAGTAGAACGGGATCGGCTGATCCTGGAATCATGGGAGGATGGAGGCCCGATCCCCGATGAAGGAGGAGGCCACCAGTGGAATGTCCACCTGAAAAATACCAAGGCGACATTTTGTCTCCTTGACCTTCCCCCCTGGTTTAGCCGTCCGGGTATCTACGATGATCCGGCTACCGGGGAAGGATACCCGGACAATGGAGAGCGTTTCCTTGCCTTTTCCCATGCCGTGGCTTCGATCATCGGGAAAGCGGCTGGAGAGAGAGACGTGGTGCATCTCCATGATAACCATACGGGTCCGGTCGCGGGTTATCTTCGACAGGCATCTTGCCCGGGTCGGATCGTCTTTCACATTCATAACCTTGGTTACCAGGGCAACTTTGAGGCTGACCTCTTTGCCCGTTCCGGGCTTCCCGAATCGTGGATGTGGGCGGAGGGACCCGCAGAGTTCTATGGGAAGTTTTCCTTTATGAAGCTGGGAATTTCCCTTGCGGATGAGGTGGTCACCGTCAGCCCGCGATACGCGGAGGAAATTCTCTCCGGTCCCGAATTCGGATGCGGTATGGAGGGTCTGTTGAACTCCAGGGGGACCCATTTCCGGGGAATTCTCAACGGTATCGATCCTGTCGAGTGGGACCCCGCCTCCGATCCTCTGATTCCCCATCCCTATGATCCGGGCAGGATGGAGGGGAAGGCGGCCAATAAGAAGGCTCTAAGAGAAGCATTTTGCCTTCCGACACCCCGGACCGACACCCCCATGGTCGGTATGATAACCCGTCTGGCCGAGCAAAAGGGTATCGGACTGGTCATCGATGCCATGAAAGAACTGATGTCTCTCCCTCTTCAGCTCGTCATCCTGGGGGAAGGTCGTCTGTCGTACCATCAGGCACTGCAGTCTGCGGCAGCGAAAAACCGCCGCCGTTTCGGGCTCAGGCTTGGATATGACAATAGTCTGGCCCATCTCATCGAGGCCGGTTCCAACCTCTTTCTCATGCCATCCCTCTACGAACCCTGCGGGTTGAACCAGATGTACTCTCTCCGCTATGGAACCCTTCCAATCGTGCGGCGGGTCGGCGGTCTTTTCGATACGGTTCGACCCGTGACGGAAGATGGGAAGGACGGGTGGGGATTCACCTTTGATGAGGCTCATCCTGACGCCCTCCTGGAAGCGGTTCGCGAAGCGATTTTCACCTATCGGAGAAAGAAAATCTGGGCTTCCGCCGTTCAACGTGCCATGGCCCTGGATTTTACGTGGGCGGCATCGGCTCGAAAATTTCTGGAACTCTACAGGGGAATGGCGTGA
- a CDS encoding glycoside hydrolase family 57 protein, with product MTGGPRVHIWWHFHQPLYRVGERALLPWTKLHACRDYLDMADVIASVEGARATFNFTPVLLDQLRSWEPDVFMDVFEKPARDLTDEERVFILKHCFNVNWRTAVYPVPRYLELLKMRGATVIEAALPGVARQWTDRDFEDLQFLFLHAWCGEVIRSDPDIHDLVSVLSDRSHEDRLALLDLMKKHFTTILPRYRELHKEGRIALTTTPYAHPILPILVSPSSVARAHPDLSVPPITPDPVSARRHMEKARSVHEEIFGVPPDGLWPSEGSVSEECVPLFQGYPVVGTDEGVLRASEAESGDPAYLYTHDAFEGRFVFRDHALSDKIGFVYGGMGIDDAVRDFVQSVARYHSHGVVHAILDGENPWGGYSGMGREFLRKLYQKSASELGIDHARDLIDDGETRSIQSLFAGSWIDANFKIWIGDPVKNHAWMLLEEAKQILRNEGDGPSPSLMAAQGSDWFWWYGEGNSSPYEPEFDLLFRTHLSEAYTELNQSPPIHLGESLIVSEVSVERHPVQTIRPSINGRVDSYFEWEGAGRFIDQGDAMMGSFSPFKELMYGFDLENLYLRLDPTPPARADEIFEGMEIHLSLHLPEKCLIAPEAMEVKIGSILELSVPFRTLHAEPGDTVSFHLMMNQGDAMATRYPRTGLVSFTVPGPNFNEEMWCV from the coding sequence GTGACGGGAGGTCCCAGGGTCCACATCTGGTGGCACTTTCATCAACCGTTATACCGGGTGGGTGAACGGGCCCTCCTTCCCTGGACCAAGCTCCATGCCTGCCGGGACTATCTCGATATGGCCGACGTCATCGCATCAGTGGAAGGTGCACGGGCGACCTTCAACTTCACTCCGGTCCTCCTGGACCAGCTTCGAAGCTGGGAGCCCGATGTTTTCATGGATGTGTTTGAAAAACCGGCCAGGGACCTTACCGATGAGGAACGGGTCTTTATTCTTAAACACTGTTTCAACGTGAACTGGCGAACGGCGGTCTACCCCGTTCCCCGGTACCTTGAGCTTCTTAAAATGCGGGGCGCGACCGTAATTGAGGCCGCCCTTCCCGGCGTGGCCCGTCAATGGACCGACCGGGACTTTGAAGATCTTCAGTTTCTCTTTCTGCATGCCTGGTGCGGAGAAGTGATTCGGTCGGACCCGGACATTCATGACCTTGTGTCGGTTCTGTCCGACCGTTCCCACGAGGACCGTCTTGCTCTTCTTGATCTCATGAAGAAGCACTTCACAACGATCCTTCCCCGCTATCGCGAGCTCCATAAGGAGGGGCGCATCGCGCTGACGACCACACCCTACGCTCACCCGATTTTACCCATCCTCGTCAGTCCTTCCTCCGTAGCCAGGGCCCATCCCGACCTCTCGGTCCCTCCCATTACTCCCGATCCCGTTTCGGCCCGTCGTCACATGGAGAAAGCCCGTTCCGTCCATGAAGAGATATTTGGAGTCCCGCCCGACGGGTTATGGCCTTCGGAGGGATCTGTGAGCGAAGAGTGTGTTCCCCTCTTTCAGGGCTATCCCGTTGTGGGAACGGATGAAGGAGTTCTCCGTGCCAGCGAAGCCGAATCGGGTGACCCGGCCTATCTTTATACCCACGATGCGTTTGAGGGACGTTTCGTCTTTCGTGACCATGCTCTCTCCGACAAGATCGGGTTTGTATACGGGGGAATGGGGATCGATGACGCCGTCCGTGATTTTGTTCAGTCGGTTGCCCGGTACCACAGCCACGGAGTTGTCCATGCCATTCTTGACGGGGAAAATCCCTGGGGCGGATACTCCGGGATGGGTCGGGAATTTCTTCGGAAGCTCTACCAGAAATCCGCATCGGAACTTGGAATTGACCATGCACGTGACCTGATCGACGATGGAGAGACCCGATCCATCCAATCTCTTTTTGCAGGCTCATGGATCGATGCCAATTTTAAGATCTGGATTGGGGATCCCGTGAAGAATCACGCCTGGATGCTTCTCGAGGAGGCCAAACAGATCCTGCGGAACGAAGGAGATGGACCCTCACCGTCTCTGATGGCGGCCCAGGGAAGTGACTGGTTCTGGTGGTACGGTGAAGGAAACTCCAGCCCCTATGAACCTGAATTCGACCTCCTTTTCCGGACACACCTGAGTGAGGCGTACACAGAGCTCAACCAGTCTCCTCCCATTCATCTGGGCGAGAGCCTGATCGTCTCGGAGGTTTCCGTGGAGAGGCATCCGGTCCAGACGATCCGTCCATCTATCAACGGGAGGGTTGATTCCTACTTCGAGTGGGAGGGAGCCGGACGCTTTATCGATCAGGGAGATGCCATGATGGGATCTTTTTCTCCCTTCAAGGAGCTGATGTACGGCTTCGATCTGGAAAACCTCTATCTCCGGCTCGATCCCACTCCGCCTGCACGGGCCGACGAGATCTTCGAAGGTATGGAAATTCACCTTTCCCTTCACCTGCCGGAAAAGTGCCTCATCGCCCCGGAGGCCATGGAGGTAAAAATCGGTTCCATCCTGGAGCTCAGCGTTCCCTTCAGGACATTACACGCAGAGCCCGGGGACACGGTTTCCTTTCACCTTATGATGAATCAGGGTGATGCAATGGCGACACGCTACCCGAGGACGGGCCTTGTATCGTTCACGGTGCCCGGCCCCAACTTCAACGAGGAGATGTGGTGCGTATGA
- the galT gene encoding galactose-1-phosphate uridylyltransferase: protein MSDLRHDPIQRRWVIIATERGRRPHDFRSPAEARQTHFCPFCPGHEEATPPEIARISEGRNWKVRVVPNKFPALRIEGGLDRQGVGIFDKMNGIGAHEVVIETPDHNANLSDLPVDHLILVLKMCQERLRDLNRDGRFRYCLLFKNHGEAAGASIDHTHMQIIATPVTPRTVAIELDSCRDHFRLKERCLICDILTQEMEQKIRIVRANERFVVFAPYASRFPFETSIAPRFHQHDFLLTTEEDLRLLAVTLKDTLMRLNRSLLNPPYNFILHNAPNTGAGPLRPGYWQTLPFDYHWHIEIIPRVTKMAGFEWGTGFYINPTPPEEAAEYLREVEL, encoded by the coding sequence ATGTCTGATCTGCGCCATGATCCCATCCAGAGGCGATGGGTGATCATCGCCACGGAGCGGGGCCGAAGGCCCCACGACTTTCGAAGCCCGGCCGAAGCCAGGCAGACCCATTTCTGTCCCTTCTGCCCCGGTCACGAAGAAGCAACACCGCCGGAAATTGCCAGAATCTCCGAAGGTCGAAACTGGAAGGTCCGCGTGGTTCCCAACAAGTTTCCTGCTCTTCGGATCGAAGGCGGCCTGGACCGCCAGGGGGTGGGAATCTTTGACAAAATGAACGGGATCGGTGCCCATGAAGTCGTGATCGAGACACCGGATCACAATGCCAACCTCTCCGACCTTCCTGTCGACCATCTCATTCTTGTACTGAAGATGTGCCAGGAGCGTCTGAGAGATCTCAACCGTGATGGACGATTTCGATACTGCCTGCTCTTCAAGAATCATGGAGAAGCTGCCGGAGCGTCCATCGATCATACCCACATGCAGATTATTGCGACCCCCGTCACACCGAGAACTGTTGCCATCGAACTCGATTCATGCCGGGACCACTTCCGGCTGAAAGAAAGATGTCTGATCTGCGACATTCTCACACAGGAGATGGAGCAGAAGATCAGGATCGTAAGGGCCAACGAACGATTTGTGGTCTTCGCTCCCTATGCTTCCCGGTTTCCCTTTGAGACGTCCATTGCTCCACGGTTTCATCAGCACGACTTTTTACTCACGACGGAGGAAGATCTTCGCCTCCTGGCGGTCACGCTGAAGGATACGCTGATGCGCCTCAACCGGAGCCTTCTCAACCCGCCCTACAACTTCATCCTCCATAATGCACCCAATACCGGCGCAGGCCCTCTTCGTCCCGGATACTGGCAGACGCTTCCCTTTGATTATCACTGGCATATTGAGATTATTCCTCGGGTTACAAAGATGGCCGGGTTCGAATGGGGGACGGGCTTCTACATCAATCCGACACCTCCGGAGGAGGCAGCCGAATACTTACGGGAAGTAGAGCTGTAG